One stretch of Desulfovibrio sp. JC010 DNA includes these proteins:
- a CDS encoding glycogen/starch/alpha-glucan phosphorylase, which translates to MKNTVFKIKKKNDRESLLSDIKDHVVYSLSKEVKDASEWDAGKALALALRDRLVERMIETRDRYRKVKAKRMYYFSIEYLLGRCLGNSLCNMELLDVCEDIFKDLGFDLDEVRASERDPALGNGGLGRLAACFLDSLATLDLPGCGYGIHYEYGLFRQSIHNGYQKELADYWMKTGMPLQIARPDQSVIVPLYGRVESAVSPSGEYLPMWVDWDDIIGVPYDVPVVGYGGNTVNYLRLFAARASENFDMDIFNHGDYIRAVQRKVESEMVSKVLYPTESVSFGKELRLVQEYFLVACGLRDITRRFMAQNKNFEEFADYVAIQLNDTHPALTVVELMRYLVDERRIEWEKAWEITRATCAYTNHTLLPEALELWSVSLIEKVLPRHLQIIYEINSRFLKKVKSRYPENTDKLRRMSLICEDGSKNVRMANLAVIGSHSVNGVSELHSELVKTRLFPDFHELEPEKFNNKTNGVTPRRWLLKANPALSGLLTDFLGKGWITDLGELRRLEGLVNDKGFRARFMKAKRANKVRLGNFIKKTLDIDVSPDSIFDIQSKRIHEYKRQLLNVLHIMHLYLELVDNEVEPSCARTFIFAGKAAPGYWEAKQIIKLIHSVADVVNNDPRTEGLIKVAFVPDYRVSLAEKIIPACDVSEQISTAGTEASGTGNMKFAMNGALTIGTYDGANIEMLQEIGADNFYLFGLKQEEVDKKLRNSSYHPREIYNRSPEIRQVLTALQKNRFSPNEPDLFRWVVDKLLSDNEQYMHLADFKSYIAAQKRIDKDYADRELWAGKAILNTARMGKFSTDRTMREYAEDIWNIKSVKG; encoded by the coding sequence ATGAAAAACACCGTCTTTAAAATCAAGAAGAAAAACGACCGTGAGAGTTTGCTCTCGGATATCAAGGATCATGTTGTTTATTCGCTGAGCAAGGAAGTGAAAGATGCCAGTGAATGGGACGCAGGCAAAGCACTAGCTCTTGCATTGCGTGACAGGCTGGTGGAGCGGATGATTGAAACCCGCGACCGTTACCGCAAGGTGAAGGCCAAGCGCATGTATTACTTCTCCATAGAATACCTGCTGGGACGTTGTCTGGGTAATTCCCTGTGCAATATGGAGCTTCTGGATGTCTGCGAGGATATTTTCAAAGACCTCGGATTTGATCTGGATGAAGTCCGGGCCAGTGAGCGCGATCCGGCCCTCGGTAACGGTGGGCTGGGCAGGCTGGCGGCATGTTTTCTTGATTCTCTGGCAACCCTCGATCTGCCCGGTTGCGGATATGGAATTCACTATGAGTACGGTTTGTTCCGCCAGTCCATTCACAACGGGTATCAGAAGGAGCTGGCCGATTACTGGATGAAAACCGGTATGCCGCTGCAGATTGCCCGTCCCGACCAGTCAGTGATTGTGCCGCTTTACGGCAGGGTTGAGAGTGCGGTTTCCCCCAGCGGTGAATACCTGCCCATGTGGGTGGACTGGGATGACATTATAGGTGTCCCCTACGACGTTCCGGTGGTCGGCTATGGCGGCAACACTGTTAATTATCTGCGTCTGTTTGCCGCCCGTGCTTCTGAAAATTTCGACATGGATATTTTCAACCACGGCGACTATATCCGGGCCGTGCAGCGCAAGGTTGAGTCGGAGATGGTTTCCAAGGTGCTCTATCCCACGGAATCGGTCTCTTTCGGAAAGGAACTCCGGCTGGTGCAGGAATATTTTCTCGTGGCCTGCGGTCTGCGTGATATTACCCGCAGATTCATGGCTCAGAACAAGAATTTTGAAGAATTTGCCGATTACGTAGCCATCCAGCTTAATGACACCCATCCGGCCCTGACCGTGGTGGAGCTGATGCGCTATCTTGTGGATGAACGGCGCATCGAGTGGGAAAAAGCATGGGAAATAACCCGTGCCACCTGTGCCTATACCAACCATACCCTGCTGCCCGAGGCTTTGGAACTTTGGTCTGTTTCTCTGATTGAAAAGGTCCTGCCGCGTCATTTGCAGATCATTTATGAAATCAACAGCCGTTTCCTGAAAAAGGTGAAATCCAGATATCCCGAGAATACTGACAAGCTGCGTCGCATGTCTTTAATCTGTGAGGATGGAAGTAAAAACGTGCGTATGGCAAATCTTGCGGTTATCGGTTCCCATTCGGTGAACGGGGTTTCCGAGCTTCATTCGGAGCTGGTCAAGACCCGGCTGTTTCCTGATTTCCATGAATTGGAACCGGAGAAATTCAACAACAAGACCAACGGGGTCACCCCGCGCCGCTGGCTGCTCAAGGCCAACCCCGCGCTTTCAGGTCTGCTGACCGACTTTCTGGGCAAGGGCTGGATAACAGACCTTGGAGAACTGCGTCGGCTGGAGGGGCTGGTCAACGACAAGGGTTTCCGGGCCCGTTTCATGAAAGCCAAGCGGGCCAATAAAGTCCGGCTGGGTAATTTCATTAAAAAAACGCTGGATATCGATGTTTCCCCGGATTCCATTTTTGATATTCAGTCCAAACGTATCCATGAATACAAACGCCAGCTGCTGAATGTGCTGCATATCATGCATCTTTATCTGGAGCTGGTGGATAATGAGGTGGAGCCCTCCTGTGCGCGGACCTTTATCTTTGCGGGCAAGGCTGCCCCGGGTTATTGGGAAGCCAAGCAGATTATCAAGCTGATCCATTCAGTGGCGGACGTGGTCAACAACGATCCCAGAACTGAAGGACTGATCAAGGTGGCCTTTGTGCCCGATTACCGGGTTTCCCTTGCCGAGAAGATCATCCCGGCCTGTGATGTGAGTGAGCAGATTTCCACTGCCGGAACCGAGGCTTCAGGCACCGGAAATATGAAATTCGCCATGAACGGGGCATTGACCATAGGCACATACGACGGTGCCAACATAGAAATGCTGCAAGAGATCGGTGCGGACAATTTTTATTTGTTCGGCCTTAAGCAGGAAGAGGTCGATAAAAAGCTGCGCAACTCCAGCTACCACCCGCGGGAAATCTACAACCGGAGTCCGGAAATCAGGCAGGTTCTCACCGCCCTGCAAAAGAACAGGTTTTCACCCAATGAACCGGATTTATTCCGCTGGGTCGTGGATAAGCTGCTTTCCGATAACGAGCAGTATATGCATCTGGCTGATTTTAAATCGTACATTGCCGCCCAGAAGCGGATCGATAAGGATTACGCGGACAGAGAGCTATGGGCCGGAAAGGCGATACTGAATACCGCGCGCATGGGTAAATTCTCAACAGACAGGACCATGCGTGAATATGCGGAAGATATATGGAATATAAAATCTGTGAAGGGCTGA
- a CDS encoding DUF4301 family protein, whose protein sequence is MKSSTTRNSTGNLEVLLKEAEKVIQQIMDSGVAEEQIIEQIQRFRDGFPSTPLLKPCTPGDGITIIADEERPGLLESYKQAVQEGRITKFVPASGAATRMFKSLLAVYNSSEDEISDLKGSTENVVFCRTFIDSLDKFAFYAELQKIMADHGIDLETARRSNDFRTILHHVLSPQGLSYGALPKGLIPFHSYEDHSRTPFAEHIAEAIEYARDRENIVRVHFTVSPDHRERIEKHVSETLKRYPQMDFRISYSEQRKQTNTIAVDLSGEGFRTSDDRLLFRPAGHGALLVNLNELEGDIVFLKNIDNVAPDHLKGDTIEYKQILGGLLVELQNEIFGHIRSLKQEQPTGLNSVENFMAGRLNMELPDSYNSMEHEQKATWLLAKLDRPIRVCGMVENTGEPGGGPFWVLGSDGEPSRQIVEKSQVDLDNPDQAECMSKATHFNPVDIICGLRDHEGKPFNLLERIDKDSGFISVKSKDGKELKAMELPGLWNGSMADWTTIFVEVPLSTFSPVKTVNDLLKTVHQPAMRPAER, encoded by the coding sequence ATGAAATCATCAACCACCCGAAACAGCACTGGAAATTTGGAAGTCTTACTCAAAGAAGCTGAAAAAGTTATCCAGCAGATTATGGACAGCGGTGTTGCTGAAGAACAGATAATCGAACAGATTCAAAGATTCCGGGACGGATTCCCAAGCACTCCGCTGCTTAAACCATGCACTCCCGGTGACGGCATAACCATCATTGCTGACGAAGAACGTCCTGGACTGCTCGAATCGTACAAACAGGCTGTGCAGGAAGGACGGATAACCAAATTCGTCCCGGCATCAGGGGCCGCGACCCGCATGTTCAAATCCCTGCTGGCGGTCTACAATTCTTCTGAAGATGAAATTTCAGACCTCAAAGGAAGCACTGAAAACGTCGTCTTTTGCCGCACTTTCATTGATTCACTGGATAAATTCGCCTTTTATGCCGAGCTGCAGAAGATTATGGCTGACCACGGAATTGATCTGGAGACAGCCCGCAGAAGCAACGATTTCAGAACCATCCTGCACCATGTGCTCAGCCCGCAAGGCTTGAGTTACGGAGCACTGCCCAAAGGACTGATCCCCTTCCACAGCTATGAAGACCATTCTCGGACCCCGTTTGCAGAACATATTGCCGAAGCAATTGAATATGCCAGAGACAGGGAAAACATCGTCCGGGTCCACTTCACGGTCTCGCCGGACCACCGGGAAAGAATTGAAAAGCACGTATCTGAGACACTCAAACGGTATCCGCAAATGGATTTCCGGATTTCATATTCCGAACAACGCAAGCAGACCAACACCATTGCCGTTGATCTGAGCGGAGAAGGATTCCGCACCAGCGACGACAGACTGCTTTTCAGACCGGCAGGACACGGGGCATTGCTGGTCAACCTGAACGAACTGGAAGGAGACATTGTATTTCTGAAGAACATCGACAATGTGGCCCCGGACCATTTAAAAGGAGACACCATCGAGTACAAACAAATTCTCGGCGGACTGCTGGTGGAATTGCAGAATGAAATATTCGGCCACATCCGCAGCCTGAAGCAGGAACAGCCCACCGGGCTGAATTCAGTAGAGAACTTTATGGCCGGACGTCTGAACATGGAACTTCCGGACTCCTACAATTCCATGGAACATGAGCAAAAAGCTACATGGCTGCTTGCTAAACTGGACCGCCCGATCAGAGTATGCGGCATGGTGGAAAACACCGGAGAACCCGGCGGAGGACCTTTCTGGGTGCTTGGATCGGACGGAGAACCATCAAGGCAGATTGTAGAAAAAAGCCAGGTCGATCTTGATAATCCGGATCAGGCTGAATGTATGAGTAAGGCAACACATTTCAACCCGGTGGATATCATCTGCGGGCTGCGTGACCATGAAGGCAAACCTTTCAATCTGCTGGAAAGAATAGACAAGGATTCCGGATTCATATCCGTGAAATCAAAGGACGGAAAGGAACTCAAGGCAATGGAGCTGCCCGGACTCTGGAACGGGTCCATGGCTGACTGGACCACTATTTTCGTTGAAGTGCCGCTCAGCACATTCTCCCCGGTAAAAACAGTAAATGACCTGCTTAAAACGGTGCATCAACCGGCCATGCGCCCGGCTGAAAGATAA
- a CDS encoding ATP-binding cassette domain-containing protein, with translation MKELYRLKQVRQRYNGRLVLTVDEFSVNEGDIVGLAGHNGSGKSTLMRMLAFLESPDSGSLFYDGREIEEPEHSLRREVTMLTQEPYLLKRSVAANVAYGLELRGEKNVHDKVCHSLSKVGLAPDKFMHRHWFELSGGEAQRVALAARLVLNPRVLLLDEPTASLDFESTQLIHDAAVSARDEQGTTLVIVSHDHPWLEEVADTIFYLSAGRMAG, from the coding sequence ATGAAGGAATTATACAGACTTAAGCAGGTCCGGCAGCGTTACAACGGACGTCTGGTGCTTACGGTGGATGAATTCTCCGTTAATGAAGGTGACATTGTCGGGCTGGCCGGACATAACGGCAGCGGTAAGAGTACCCTCATGCGCATGCTCGCTTTTCTGGAAAGTCCTGATTCGGGCTCTCTTTTTTATGACGGCAGGGAGATAGAGGAACCGGAACATTCATTGCGCCGCGAAGTGACCATGCTTACTCAGGAGCCGTACCTGCTTAAGCGTTCCGTTGCCGCAAACGTTGCATACGGACTTGAATTGCGCGGGGAAAAGAATGTTCACGACAAGGTTTGCCATTCCCTTTCAAAGGTAGGTCTGGCACCTGATAAATTCATGCACCGTCATTGGTTTGAGCTTTCCGGCGGGGAGGCCCAACGGGTGGCTCTGGCCGCGCGGCTGGTTCTGAACCCAAGGGTGCTGCTCCTTGACGAGCCCACAGCCAGCCTTGATTTTGAATCCACGCAACTTATCCATGACGCCGCTGTTTCCGCCCGTGATGAGCAGGGAACTACGCTTGTCATCGTCAGCCATGACCATCCCTGGCTGGAGGAAGTTGCTGATACTATTTTTTATCTTTCAGCCGGGCGCATGGCCGGTTGA
- a CDS encoding ABC transporter permease: MDFILNGFWQAFVLLFSADPETYSAIYTTVCVTTISISATLILGAPLGFLLGYHEFPGKRAIRLIADTLLSFPTVVIGLLVYAMLSRRGPMGEMELLFSIPGIAVGQTLLGLPIVIAMMATAVENLDLRLKQTLLTLGASHSQILRTTLWEARYSLILAAAAAYGRIVSEIGISMMVGGNIKWHTRTITTAIALETGKGEFAMGIALGLVLMMIAFAVNYCMSGVRKRAGQ; this comes from the coding sequence ATGGATTTTATTTTAAACGGTTTCTGGCAGGCGTTCGTGCTGCTCTTTTCCGCTGACCCGGAAACCTATTCCGCCATTTATACCACGGTCTGCGTGACCACCATTTCCATCAGTGCCACCCTGATTCTCGGTGCGCCGCTGGGGTTTCTGCTCGGCTATCACGAATTTCCCGGCAAAAGGGCAATCCGCCTTATTGCCGATACCCTGCTTTCTTTTCCCACTGTTGTTATCGGGCTGCTGGTTTACGCCATGCTTTCCCGCCGCGGCCCCATGGGCGAAATGGAGCTTCTGTTCAGCATACCCGGAATAGCCGTGGGCCAGACACTGCTCGGCCTGCCCATTGTCATCGCCATGATGGCCACAGCGGTGGAGAATCTCGACCTACGCCTCAAGCAGACCCTGCTGACCCTCGGTGCCTCACACAGCCAGATTTTGCGCACCACCCTCTGGGAGGCCCGTTACAGCCTTATCCTAGCGGCAGCAGCGGCCTACGGGCGTATTGTCTCCGAGATCGGTATTTCCATGATGGTGGGCGGCAATATCAAATGGCACACCCGGACCATCACCACTGCCATTGCCCTTGAAACAGGCAAGGGAGAATTTGCCATGGGTATCGCGCTTGGGCTGGTGCTGATGATGATTGCTTTTGCGGTCAATTATTGCATGTCCGGTGTCCGTAAAAGGGCAGGGCAGTAA